One genomic region from Jiangella sp. DSM 45060 encodes:
- a CDS encoding LacI family DNA-binding transcriptional regulator, whose amino-acid sequence MVSIADVAARAGVSQGTVSNTLNRPEIVSHKTRERVLAAIAALGYVANQHARQLGGAMSRVIGLVVIDVSNPFFTEASRGVEDAATEADHAVILCNSDDSVDREERHLRTLASERVRGVLITPSRGTRSAHRILAEHDIPFVYLDRQGSSRECSVAVDDVQGGDMAMTHLLELGHRHVAYVAGPTSVRQHSDRLDGARQAVTRFGLDPAEAIVVSHNEGMDIRSGSAAIDRLLQRRRRPTAVFCANDVLAFGAYRALARHGVRVPDDLALIGYDDVDFAADWIVPLSSVRQPTRRLGYEAARLLLDHSSGRPDHEHQQIVFQPELVVRQSTAG is encoded by the coding sequence ATGGTGAGCATCGCCGACGTCGCGGCGCGCGCCGGCGTGTCCCAGGGCACGGTGTCGAACACGCTGAACCGTCCCGAGATCGTGTCGCACAAGACCCGCGAACGCGTGCTCGCCGCCATCGCCGCGCTCGGCTACGTCGCCAACCAGCACGCCCGGCAGCTCGGCGGCGCGATGAGCCGCGTCATCGGGCTGGTCGTCATCGACGTCTCCAACCCGTTCTTCACCGAGGCCTCCCGCGGCGTCGAGGACGCCGCCACCGAGGCCGATCACGCCGTCATCCTGTGTAACTCCGACGACTCCGTCGACCGCGAGGAGCGGCACCTGCGCACGCTCGCGTCCGAGCGGGTCCGCGGCGTGCTCATCACGCCGTCGCGCGGCACCCGCTCGGCGCACCGCATCCTCGCCGAGCACGACATCCCGTTCGTCTACCTGGACCGGCAGGGGTCGAGCCGCGAGTGCTCCGTCGCCGTCGACGACGTCCAGGGCGGCGACATGGCGATGACGCACCTGCTCGAGCTCGGCCACCGCCACGTCGCCTACGTCGCCGGGCCGACGTCGGTCCGGCAGCACTCCGACCGTCTCGACGGCGCCCGCCAGGCCGTCACCCGGTTCGGGCTCGACCCGGCCGAAGCGATCGTCGTCAGCCACAACGAGGGCATGGACATCCGGTCCGGCTCGGCCGCGATCGACCGGCTGCTGCAGCGACGGCGCCGGCCCACCGCCGTCTTCTGCGCCAACGACGTGCTCGCCTTCGGCGCCTACCGCGCGCTGGCCCGGCACGGCGTGCGGGTGCCCGACGACCTCGCCCTCATCGGCTACGACGACGTCGACTTCGCCGCCGACTGGATCGTGCCGCTGAGCTCGGTCCGGCAGCCGACCCGGCGCCTGGGCTACGAGGCCGCCCGGCTGCTGCTCGACCACTCGTCGGGCCGCCCCGACCACGAACACCAGCAGATCGTCTTCCAGCCCGAGCTCGTCGTGCGGCAGTCCACCGCCGGCTGA
- a CDS encoding S9 family peptidase: MRWIDDVRARAGRDRPPAVAAGSPGFPGDMTRVVLRCPDGLGPERDVAGVLARPDGPAAPAVVLLHGGGGRAEPRWALDWAARGHVALALDLGAPRAADGGRRPARLDHDDIFAAVADGAGHTWLAQAAEAAADAVSLLRALPGVDPRAVGVCGVSWGGYLAFLLAAADPRLRYAAGVYAAGHLARDSAWSALLRDLPAAASQHWTDAFDLARHAPRIAAPSLWLTGTADPCFPLEAFDATSALPAGPVTRRIVPGLEHGHEPARRLTEPFAFAASVLGRGPALPAVGATSVTAGGVRAELGAAAPVLGAELHHTGDTGAWTSRRWQRSAAMIDGTTVRADVPAGGFSAAFLAVQGPAGTSTTGLLTGCDAGTGRGTKGEPLCSVAGNRTW; the protein is encoded by the coding sequence GTGCGCTGGATCGACGACGTGCGCGCCCGGGCCGGGCGGGACCGGCCGCCGGCCGTCGCCGCCGGCTCCCCCGGCTTCCCCGGCGATATGACGCGGGTCGTGCTCCGCTGCCCGGACGGCCTCGGCCCGGAGCGCGACGTGGCCGGCGTGCTGGCGCGGCCGGACGGGCCCGCCGCTCCCGCCGTCGTGCTGCTGCACGGTGGCGGCGGCCGGGCCGAACCGCGGTGGGCGCTCGACTGGGCCGCACGCGGACACGTCGCGCTCGCGCTCGACCTCGGCGCGCCCCGCGCCGCCGACGGTGGCCGGCGCCCGGCCCGGCTCGACCACGACGACATCTTCGCCGCGGTCGCCGACGGCGCCGGGCACACCTGGCTCGCCCAGGCCGCCGAGGCGGCCGCCGACGCGGTGAGCCTGCTGCGCGCGCTGCCCGGGGTGGACCCGCGCGCCGTCGGCGTGTGCGGCGTCTCCTGGGGCGGCTACCTGGCGTTCCTGCTGGCCGCGGCGGATCCGCGGCTGCGCTACGCGGCCGGCGTGTACGCCGCGGGCCACCTCGCCCGCGACAGCGCGTGGAGCGCGCTGCTGCGCGACCTGCCGGCGGCGGCGTCGCAGCACTGGACCGACGCGTTCGACCTCGCCCGTCACGCGCCGCGCATCGCGGCGCCATCGCTCTGGCTGACCGGGACCGCCGACCCGTGCTTCCCCCTCGAAGCGTTCGACGCCACCTCCGCGCTGCCCGCGGGCCCGGTCACCCGGCGGATCGTGCCCGGGCTCGAGCACGGCCACGAGCCGGCCCGGCGGCTCACCGAGCCGTTCGCGTTCGCCGCGTCGGTCCTCGGCCGCGGGCCCGCGCTGCCCGCCGTCGGCGCCACTTCCGTCACCGCCGGAGGGGTGCGGGCCGAGCTCGGCGCGGCGGCGCCCGTCCTCGGCGCCGAGCTGCACCACACCGGCGACACCGGCGCGTGGACGTCGCGTCGGTGGCAACGCTCCGCCGCGATGATCGACGGCACTACTGTGAGAGCGGACGTCCCGGCCGGCGGCTTCTCCGCGGCGTTCCTCGCCGTACAGGGCCCGGCCGGAACGAGTACCACCGGCCTGCTCACCGGGTGTGACGCCGGGACGGGCCGCGGAACGAAGGGCGAGCCGCTGTGCAGCGTGGCAGGGAACCGAACATGGTGA
- a CDS encoding rhamnulokinase family protein — translation MSTDTYLAIDLGATSGRVILGRVGERSVRTATVARFANEPLAWPDGLHWNLPAIYRGVLDGIRQAVADAGEVRGIGVDSWGVDYGLVGPGGRLLGLPYHYRDARTRGLAAELDEAALYRRTGVPNQEINTLTQLVAEQRAGTLDPSARLGFVADLLAHLLTGRLAAERTLASTSQLFDPAGHWSDEAIAAHGLPRALFPDPLGPGDVVGELRAGVVDELGLDAPVPVTAVAAHDTASAVAAIPAAGPGFAYVSCGTWALVGVEVDRPIRTEASRVAGFTNELGAGGAVRYQKNVTALWILSECLRAWSHGGERPDLTELLAAAAEQPGYVSLVDPDAPELTRPGDMPAKVARFCRRTGQPVPVTRAQIVRCVVDSLALAFAHYADQAGRLSGSPADVVHLVGGGANNTLLCRLTADAAGRPVVAGPAEATALGNLLVQARGGRTAGELAAVRALSAASSPTVRYEPRADPAVAAARERFAALLGAAA, via the coding sequence TTGAGCACGGACACGTACCTGGCGATCGACCTCGGCGCCACCAGCGGGCGCGTCATCCTGGGCCGCGTCGGCGAGCGGTCGGTGCGCACGGCCACGGTCGCCCGGTTCGCGAACGAGCCGCTGGCCTGGCCCGACGGCCTGCACTGGAACCTCCCGGCGATCTACCGCGGCGTCCTCGACGGCATCCGGCAGGCGGTGGCCGACGCCGGCGAGGTGCGCGGCATCGGCGTCGACTCGTGGGGCGTCGACTACGGGCTGGTCGGCCCCGGCGGGCGGCTGCTCGGGCTGCCCTACCACTACCGCGACGCCCGCACCCGCGGCCTCGCCGCCGAGCTCGACGAGGCCGCCCTGTACCGCCGCACCGGGGTCCCGAACCAGGAGATCAACACGCTCACGCAGCTGGTCGCCGAGCAGCGTGCCGGCACGCTGGACCCGTCCGCCCGGCTCGGCTTCGTCGCCGACCTGCTGGCCCACCTGCTGACCGGGCGGCTCGCCGCCGAGCGGACGCTGGCCAGCACGTCGCAGCTGTTCGACCCGGCCGGGCACTGGTCGGACGAGGCCATCGCCGCGCACGGCCTGCCGCGGGCGCTGTTCCCCGACCCGCTCGGCCCGGGCGACGTCGTCGGCGAGCTGCGGGCCGGCGTCGTCGACGAGCTCGGCCTCGACGCCCCCGTGCCGGTGACGGCGGTCGCCGCCCACGACACCGCCTCCGCCGTCGCCGCGATCCCGGCGGCCGGCCCCGGTTTCGCGTACGTCTCGTGCGGCACCTGGGCGCTGGTCGGCGTCGAGGTGGACCGGCCGATCCGGACCGAGGCCAGCCGCGTCGCGGGGTTCACCAACGAGCTGGGCGCCGGCGGCGCCGTGCGCTACCAGAAGAACGTCACCGCGCTGTGGATCCTGTCCGAGTGCCTGCGCGCCTGGTCGCACGGTGGCGAGCGGCCCGACCTCACCGAACTGCTGGCCGCGGCGGCCGAACAGCCGGGATACGTCAGCCTCGTCGATCCGGACGCGCCCGAGCTGACCCGGCCGGGCGACATGCCCGCGAAGGTCGCGCGGTTCTGCCGGCGCACCGGCCAGCCGGTCCCCGTCACCCGGGCACAGATCGTGCGCTGCGTCGTCGACAGCCTCGCGCTGGCCTTCGCCCACTACGCCGACCAGGCCGGCCGGCTGTCCGGCTCGCCCGCCGACGTGGTCCACCTCGTCGGCGGGGGCGCGAACAACACGCTGCTGTGCCGGCTCACCGCCGACGCCGCCGGCCGGCCCGTCGTCGCGGGCCCGGCCGAGGCGACCGCGCTGGGCAACCTGCTGGTCCAGGCGCGCGGCGGGCGCACCGCCGGCGAGCTGGCGGCCGTGCGCGCCCTGAGCGCCGCGTCGTCGCCGACCGTGCGGTACGAGCCGCGCGCCGACCCCGCCGTCGCGGCGGCGCGGGAGCGGTTCGCGGCCCTGCTCGGCGCGGCGGCCTGA
- a CDS encoding family 78 glycoside hydrolase catalytic domain produces MTVVNRLRVEYRDAPPAVETERPRLSWQLSSTGRGVRQAAYRVTVSSGPGTDGAPLWDSGLVASAETVGIEYAGPALEPLSSYTWSVVVTLDSGEEVRSDPATFDTAPDAGAWDAAQWITLPRTKYYHDDHRPAPYLRRTLDVDRPVRRARVYATAGGVFRLWLNGSPVGAATLAPGWTDYRFRVPYHVYDVTDALGETNVLGAVLSDGWYSGNVGPFHKREFWGEVPVFRALVVLDHADGSRTVTGTDGSWEGSFGPIQASDLLQGEYYDARLDLGDWCGPAGTAGDWRPAAVEKGPAGRLVAALIDPAGPYTELAPVAVTEPVPGSYVVDLGQNLAGWIRLRAGGPAGTIVRVRHAEVLNPDGTLYTDNLRGARATDTYVLSGGDDVLEPSFTFHGFRYAEVTGLPGPLVADAVTGVALSSLTGFTGGIETGNALVDQLQHNIQWGMLSNFIEVPTDCPQRDERLGWTGDAQIFTPTALFNADLAGFMTKWMDDIDDTRMENGALPDIAPCVVLEWAREGSPGYADAGVVVPWATYHEYADRRLVERHLDAGLAWLEYIRSRNPGLVWREGRNNDYGDWLAPVETPKDLVATAYFARSAALVAEQAEVAGRADDAVAARSLADAVAAAFREAFVQPDGTIPAGTQTAYVLALAFGLLLPEQRDTAAKALAEDVEQRGHVTTGFLAVSHLLPTLTAIGRTDLAYRLLLNEDYPSWGHHIKHGATTIWERWDGWRPETGFQDPWMNSFNHFALGSVGEWVYRHVGGIAPAAPGYARVRVAPLPGAGIDHAHTWHDTVHGRVDVRWSVTGREVTLDVEVPANVTAEVVVPGLAVTEGGVPVADAPGVTSVVEDGASTRLVTGSGRYEFRAATPH; encoded by the coding sequence GTGACCGTCGTGAACCGTCTCCGCGTCGAGTACCGCGACGCGCCGCCGGCCGTCGAGACCGAACGGCCGCGGCTGAGCTGGCAGCTGAGCAGCACCGGCCGCGGGGTGCGCCAGGCCGCCTACCGCGTCACCGTGTCGTCCGGGCCGGGGACCGACGGTGCGCCGCTCTGGGACTCGGGCCTGGTGGCCTCGGCCGAGACGGTCGGCATCGAGTACGCGGGCCCCGCGCTGGAGCCGCTGAGCAGCTACACGTGGAGCGTCGTCGTGACACTGGACAGCGGCGAGGAGGTGCGCTCGGACCCGGCGACGTTCGACACCGCCCCGGACGCCGGCGCCTGGGACGCCGCCCAGTGGATCACGCTGCCGCGGACGAAGTACTACCACGACGACCACCGCCCGGCGCCGTACCTGCGGCGCACGCTCGACGTCGACCGGCCGGTGCGCCGCGCCCGCGTCTACGCGACCGCCGGCGGCGTGTTCCGGCTGTGGCTCAACGGGTCACCGGTCGGCGCCGCCACGCTGGCGCCGGGCTGGACCGACTACCGCTTCCGGGTGCCGTACCACGTGTACGACGTCACCGACGCGCTCGGCGAGACGAACGTGCTGGGCGCCGTGCTGTCCGACGGCTGGTACAGCGGCAACGTCGGGCCGTTCCACAAGCGCGAGTTCTGGGGCGAGGTGCCGGTGTTCCGCGCGCTGGTCGTGCTCGACCACGCCGACGGCTCCCGCACGGTCACCGGCACCGACGGGAGCTGGGAGGGCTCGTTCGGGCCGATCCAGGCGTCGGACCTGCTGCAGGGCGAGTACTACGACGCGCGCCTCGACCTGGGCGACTGGTGCGGCCCGGCGGGGACGGCCGGCGACTGGCGGCCGGCAGCCGTCGAGAAGGGCCCGGCGGGCCGGCTGGTCGCGGCGTTGATCGACCCGGCCGGGCCGTACACCGAGCTCGCGCCGGTCGCCGTCACCGAGCCCGTGCCGGGGTCGTACGTCGTCGACCTGGGCCAGAATCTGGCCGGCTGGATCAGGCTGCGCGCCGGCGGGCCGGCCGGCACCATCGTCCGCGTCCGGCACGCCGAGGTGCTCAACCCCGACGGCACCCTCTACACCGACAACCTGCGTGGCGCCCGGGCGACGGACACCTACGTGCTGTCCGGCGGCGATGACGTGCTCGAGCCGTCCTTCACCTTCCACGGCTTCCGCTACGCGGAGGTCACCGGCCTCCCCGGCCCGCTCGTCGCCGACGCCGTCACGGGCGTCGCGCTGTCGTCGCTGACGGGGTTCACCGGCGGCATCGAGACCGGGAACGCACTGGTCGACCAGCTGCAGCACAACATCCAGTGGGGCATGCTGAGCAACTTCATCGAGGTGCCCACCGACTGCCCGCAGCGCGACGAGCGCCTGGGCTGGACCGGCGACGCGCAGATCTTCACCCCGACGGCGCTGTTCAACGCCGACCTCGCCGGCTTCATGACCAAGTGGATGGACGACATCGACGACACCCGCATGGAGAACGGCGCGCTGCCCGACATCGCGCCGTGCGTGGTGCTGGAGTGGGCCCGCGAGGGCTCGCCCGGCTACGCCGACGCCGGTGTCGTCGTGCCGTGGGCGACGTACCACGAGTACGCCGACCGCCGCCTCGTCGAACGGCACCTCGACGCCGGGCTGGCCTGGCTGGAGTACATCCGCTCGCGCAACCCGGGCCTGGTCTGGCGCGAGGGCCGCAACAACGACTACGGCGACTGGCTGGCCCCGGTCGAGACGCCCAAGGACCTCGTGGCGACGGCGTACTTCGCCCGGTCCGCGGCGCTGGTCGCCGAGCAGGCGGAGGTGGCCGGACGCGCCGACGACGCCGTGGCGGCGCGGTCGCTGGCCGACGCGGTGGCAGCCGCCTTCCGCGAGGCGTTCGTCCAGCCCGACGGCACGATCCCGGCCGGCACCCAGACCGCGTACGTCCTGGCGCTGGCGTTCGGCCTGCTGCTGCCGGAGCAGCGGGACACCGCGGCGAAGGCGCTGGCCGAGGACGTGGAGCAGCGCGGCCACGTGACCACCGGCTTCCTCGCCGTCAGCCACCTGCTGCCCACTCTGACCGCCATCGGGCGCACCGACCTCGCCTACCGGCTGCTGCTCAACGAGGACTACCCGTCGTGGGGCCACCACATCAAGCACGGCGCCACGACGATCTGGGAGCGCTGGGACGGCTGGCGGCCGGAGACCGGCTTCCAGGACCCGTGGATGAACTCGTTCAACCACTTCGCGCTGGGCTCGGTCGGGGAGTGGGTCTACCGGCACGTCGGCGGCATCGCGCCGGCCGCGCCCGGGTACGCCCGCGTGCGCGTCGCGCCGCTGCCGGGCGCCGGCATCGACCACGCCCACACCTGGCACGACACCGTGCACGGCCGGGTCGACGTGCGGTGGTCGGTGACGGGCCGCGAGGTCACGCTCGACGTCGAGGTGCCCGCGAACGTGACCGCCGAGGTCGTCGTCCCGGGCCTGGCGGTGACGGAGGGCGGCGTGCCCGTCGCGGACGCACCGGGCGTCACGTCCGTGGTCGAGGACGGCGCGAGCACCCGGCTCGTGACCGGTTCCGGCCGCTACGAGTTCCGCGCGGCGACGCCGCACTGA
- the rhaI gene encoding L-rhamnose isomerase gives MTDAEHIVDRLSRQHIETQSWGYVSTGTRFKVYDTPGTARDVREKIDDAALVHRLTGVAPTVALHIPWDRVDDYAELARYAQDQGVRIGSISPNLFQDDAYRLGSLTNEDATVRKQAVAHVRECAAILREVGSDRLSMWVADGTNYPGQGNFRRRRRHLEDGLREAYEALPEQAEMILEYKFFEPAFYHTDIADWGQSLTLCETLGERARVLVDIGHHALGVNIEHIVATLLDRGRLGGFDLNSKKYGDDDLFVGAINPQETFLIALELVSAEDDADEAVAAGARSILYKIDQCAMIEDKIPAMIRSVTAMQTAFAKALLVDRDELDRRRAEGDVVGANEVVNDAFETDVRPLLARVRERLGVPADPLGAYRASGEQERRNAERVGTPAGW, from the coding sequence ATGACCGACGCCGAGCACATCGTCGATCGGCTGAGCCGCCAGCACATCGAGACCCAGTCCTGGGGCTACGTGAGCACCGGGACGCGGTTCAAGGTCTATGACACGCCGGGCACCGCGCGCGACGTGCGCGAGAAGATCGACGATGCCGCTCTCGTCCACCGTCTCACCGGCGTCGCGCCGACCGTCGCCCTGCACATCCCCTGGGACCGGGTCGACGACTACGCCGAGCTGGCCCGCTACGCCCAGGACCAGGGAGTGCGGATCGGCTCGATCAGCCCGAACCTGTTCCAGGACGACGCCTACCGGCTCGGCTCGCTGACCAACGAGGACGCGACGGTGCGCAAGCAGGCCGTCGCCCACGTCCGCGAGTGCGCCGCCATCCTCCGCGAGGTGGGCTCGGACCGGCTGTCGATGTGGGTGGCCGACGGCACCAACTACCCGGGGCAGGGCAACTTCCGGCGGCGCCGCCGGCACCTGGAGGACGGCCTGCGCGAGGCGTACGAGGCGCTGCCCGAGCAGGCCGAGATGATCCTCGAGTACAAGTTCTTCGAGCCGGCGTTCTACCACACCGACATCGCCGACTGGGGTCAGTCGCTCACCCTGTGCGAGACCCTCGGCGAGCGCGCGCGGGTGCTGGTCGACATCGGGCACCACGCGCTGGGCGTCAACATCGAGCACATCGTGGCCACGCTGCTGGACCGCGGCCGACTCGGCGGGTTCGACCTCAACAGCAAGAAGTACGGCGACGACGACCTGTTCGTCGGCGCGATCAACCCGCAGGAGACCTTCCTCATCGCGCTGGAGCTGGTCAGCGCCGAGGACGACGCGGACGAGGCGGTCGCCGCGGGGGCCCGGTCCATCCTCTACAAGATCGACCAGTGCGCGATGATCGAGGACAAGATCCCGGCGATGATCCGCAGCGTCACGGCCATGCAGACGGCGTTCGCGAAGGCGCTGCTGGTCGACCGCGACGAGCTGGACCGGCGCCGGGCCGAGGGCGACGTCGTCGGCGCGAACGAGGTCGTCAACGACGCCTTCGAGACCGACGTCCGGCCGCTGCTGGCGCGGGTGCGCGAGCGCCTCGGCGTGCCGGCCGACCCGCTCGGCGCCTACCGCGCGTCCGGCGAGCAGGAGCGGCGCAACGCCGAGCGCGTCGGGACACCGGCCGGATGGTGA
- a CDS encoding class II aldolase/adducin family protein yields MVSDADPVAELAGLCRALGDPAAGLVVAGEGNASGPGPDGTIHVTASGSRLAEADERSLVRIRPDALVAALDRDGSDEEWLTALLASRVDDTAARPTVEAGLHAVVAAAMGPVYVAHTHPVHVLALLCGERGADLATQRLYPDHVVMLGEAACWLPYVDPGQELARAAGVELHRFRASTGRWPRLLFAGHHGVFAFGATPRQALDTTIMTEKIARITIAAASIGGVTPLAPSEVERIGSREDEAYRRRLLSTS; encoded by the coding sequence ATGGTGAGCGACGCCGATCCGGTCGCGGAGCTGGCCGGCCTCTGCCGGGCGCTGGGCGACCCCGCCGCGGGCCTCGTGGTGGCGGGCGAGGGCAACGCCTCGGGCCCCGGGCCGGACGGCACCATCCACGTCACCGCGAGCGGGAGCCGGCTGGCCGAGGCCGACGAGCGGTCGCTGGTGCGGATCCGGCCGGACGCGCTGGTCGCGGCGCTGGACCGCGACGGGAGCGACGAGGAGTGGCTGACGGCGCTGCTGGCCAGCCGCGTCGACGACACCGCGGCGCGGCCGACGGTCGAGGCCGGGCTGCACGCCGTCGTCGCCGCCGCGATGGGGCCGGTCTACGTGGCGCACACCCATCCGGTGCACGTGCTCGCGCTGCTGTGCGGCGAGCGCGGCGCCGACCTCGCGACCCAGCGGCTGTACCCCGACCACGTCGTCATGCTCGGCGAGGCGGCGTGCTGGCTCCCGTACGTCGATCCCGGGCAGGAGCTGGCCCGGGCGGCCGGCGTGGAGCTGCATCGGTTCCGGGCGAGCACCGGTCGCTGGCCGCGGCTGCTGTTCGCCGGCCACCACGGGGTCTTCGCCTTCGGCGCCACGCCGAGGCAGGCCCTCGACACGACGATCATGACCGAGAAGATCGCGCGGATCACCATCGCGGCCGCGTCGATCGGTGGCGTCACACCGCTGGCGCCGTCCGAGGTGGAGCGGATCGGGTCTCGCGAGGACGAGGCCTACCGCCGCCGTCTGCTGAGCACGTCCTGA